AGCTGTCAGACACATGGGGGTGCAAGCCAGCATTTCAATCCTGAATTTCCAGAAATTAAATCTAACAATGCAGAAACGTAAAGAGAATGCACCTATGCTACCGTGAAGACATACAAAATGAATGCATACTATGGTATATGGAAATTAGGGAAGAGTTTCAGAACTTAGAACACCAATGGCacttctaagtgattcaaatcgTGCATTATccaatcactactacaaaaaggtcatcagacgacggtgaatttctgttgtctgatgaccaagctcaccgtggtctaagtgagtgttgtgtgatcaaaacatcagacaacggtgatttcaccgttgtgtgatatcactttgctcaacagaatactagtttccgttgtgtgaattctgcgcaggcgtgtgcctggcatggcatgcgcggggatgccgcggcacaatcagacaacagaaaagggAATTtaccgttgtctgagattcataacacacaacagatataactcattctttgttgtctgagattcataacacacaacggatataactcattctttgttgtctgagactaataacagacaacggatataactcattctttgttgtctgagactaataacagacaacggatataacttaatgtttgttgtctgaggaaagtaacacacaactgaagtaaaattatctcccttgtctgttgattactcagacaacagagatgatttgatttctgttgtgtgatattaATCTCAGAGAAcagaatttgttttctttgttgttggttgttagttcacacaacaactatatttggttatccgttgtgtgaatattgtaatcaattgGGTACCAaccagtgactgttgtaggagaagcctaaattttgaactcttttatcatcatacaacacatgATTTTGCATTAAAGAGTTGCATGACTGAATATTAGATAGTAATTAACACATAAACAGtactctaatccatatcattcaatcaccatttttcaaacatccatacattcaagatagataatgtaccaaacaagaaatcatTCCTAACTACCTATACATGAAAcaaaagctgatataatatctttACGCTTCAACGAAGTTTCCTtttgaagaagaacaagggCAGTCACAAGAGACTTGGCATTTGGCCTCTCATGAGGTTCATACTGCAAACACCATGATGCTAACCGCACCAACTCAATTCCTGGGATCACTCTTTCTGCCAGATTGCATACCATATTAGCAGTTCGGCCAAAATTCGTTCCTCCATGGTACTGTAACAAAATCAGAataaaagatggttaaataacataATTTTACCAACATTAGCAAAGATAAAATTAGTTGTGAAATgtagaggaggagaataagtACCATGTAGTAGTTGGCAAAAGAACCACCATTTTGTATAAACCTTGAAACTGAAAATGCCAAGTCCTGACTGTCCTGTGCAGGTCTAGTAGGAACTGCCCCAGCAAATTCTGTATACTTGTAAAGTTCACATAAAGAGTCAGAattagaaagagaaaaagaaggaataTTCATTTCGTTTAATGCATATAGTAAGTAATATAGGTTCGTTGATCATCTGCTCTAAGGAACTATAAGTAATATAGTAAGTAATATAGGTTCGTTAATATAGAAAAAGAAGGAATACTCATAAGGAACATTATGAGTGCTACTGTGACTACTTTCCCTCCTGCTAAAAGTAACTAATATAGGTTCGTTGATCATCTGCTCTCTCATGTTCATTATACACATATATACTTTTCTTGTCGATCTGCAGTTTCAATTAGGATTCAAGTTATACTGCAATCCTATTTTAGGATGCGAGCCAGCCTGCACTTCTAAGTCTGATTCCTGAAGTTGTTGACACATTGACTCATTTCCATTAGTTGGGGAATATTTACCCATTCTGTACTTACAAATCTAGTTAGCAACAAGCACATGGAAGCAAGCTTGGGACGTACTGACACTAAAATCAGATTTGTTGTTCATTCTCTCAGGATTTCTGGGTGGGAGGTAGAACACAGTTCAGATTCAAGCATAGGGCCTTCCCCATCTGCTGAAGTGGATTTGACATGCTAACTATTCTGATTTTCCAGATTTGAACATAATGAAAGTTTCTACACAATCCTAACCTATCTATATAAAACCATATACCATTCAAGTTCAATAATTAGAATTGTTACTGAACATATAGATTGTTTAATTAAGGAAGACATACCTGAGAAAGTATAATTGACAGAACGAGGAAGAAAGAGGAGGGGGTTGTTCAGGCGAAAAACGAGTTCAGCGATGGCATGTTTGGTAGTGAACATTAAAGCCACATGATGTTCCACTGTGATGTAGAACCTGTCAAACATGTCATTACTTAATAAATCCCCAGAATACGAAAACCTAAATCTAGAGACAACCGAATCCCAAACAACATCATTTCAGCAATTCAAATGTACCTAGAGAACAAAAGCCCATAAATGAAAGGCAAATTGTACAACACAAACAGCAGACATATTCCAATCCACACAACAAATCATTAACACTGAATACAATCTTCACCAGTGCTAAAAAAATTGCAGAAGCTGCTGGTTTTCTTTCCAGAGAGATTAACTTCTTCCGGACCTCAGGTTGGTTTGCTAGAATTTTACTCGTCACAGTTGACATTTCCATCTGTGTAATGGTTCCAAAAAATGAatgagaaaatgaaaacaaaaagggGACAACAAGAGCATAGCAGATGCATACCGCTTGCATGTGGAATTGTCTTAAAATTTCTATATGAAGGTTCCTCATGTCTTCGCATACCGATTTCTGAAAGGAATCAAGAGTCTCTTCTAAAGTAAATTGAAAATCTGAAACGTAAAGGAATTCCCTGCTCACATCTTGTTCAGGGGCCTTCTGCAGTTCTGAGGTTCCTCCCTGTACAAGTATTGTCACTGAGTGAACTATAAAAATCTAGTATGGCAGAACAAAGCCAGCATGATAAACTCCTGAAATGGCTTCTACTGATGAGTTCCATCACCCTTTTTACTATTATTCATAAAAGAGCCTCTTTATATGCTACATAAGGCAATAAATTTTCTAATAAATCAAAGATATTCTTACGTTCATTGCTGGAACAACCCTGATTCTGTGGCAGTTGATGTATCTGACTTAGACACCAAGCTAGTAAACAGTTGATTTTGACCTTTGCCAGCAGAGACCTGTAACATCCTGATGACTACTGCAATTGATTAGTACCACAAATTTATGAAACATTCTGACAATATAAAAATTCAGATCTTTGGCTgaacaaaaaaatattgttaTTTATGCAGACTATGTTCAAAGATAGAATAACTATAGTCTGTGCCAACAACAAAATTTCTATATGAAGGTTCCTCATATCTCGTGTACCGATTTCTGAAAGGAATCAAGAGTCTCTTCTAAAGTAAATTGAAAAATCTGAAACGTATCAGGCATTTTGACCATACAATCATCTGTCAAGAAAAAATGTATTTTGAATATCAGAATGCATAACTAATACCTTACCAGGCATTTTGACTAGACAATTTTTTATCAAGCTCCACACTAACAAACATCTGTCAAGGGAAAGTACTTTGAAATCAGAAAGCATTTCCGACTATGAAAGATTCACTACACCACAGCATGATAAAATAGCCTCCTAGTCTTATAACATAAGGAATGAAAATGTATAAGTCAATATTACTTATGCCCCCTTGTAATTAGATGGTGAGAAACTGATACCAGCAGTTGGTGCAGAGTGCTGCTTGAACCAAGAAATCTGGGAgtttgaagaaaaaagaaaaaggagaagagaaaccaatcataattcaaaACAGAAGATTAGAGACAACAAATTAGTAGGAATGTAATGtagttgtttatttttcttttcttttcaactaTTACCGTCCCTAGGTCTAATAAGGCAGAAATGATAACCAGTAAAGTAAAAAAAAGGACGATAAATCACACCATGTTAACTTCAATCTCATTCCATTCCCCCGTCTCCTGCAAAATCGACAAGTAGCAAGAAGTAATCAACACACCATTACACAATCCAGGAAAGAAAGACAACAAGTCCCACAATGTCAAGAGGGGAAATGATTTCCAACTCGAAGATAAATATCCTAACACAAGAAATTTTCTTGCATCCCATCTCAGTTACAAAACAAAATTACCTCAATGTTGTCACCACTGTCCGTCCAGGCCACCAGAATAGTCCCCAAGCTCTGCCCATTCTTATGCCACAACGATATCTTCTTATCATCTCCGGCACTCACCACAACCAAATCTGCAAAATCACAACCCACATTAAACAGAAAATTCACCTAAAAActattgattcataaaaacagTTGCAAAGTTCAAAACCAAACGCAAAGAAATCTATAACCGTCTTCGAATTCATCAAAATGAAATCaacaaatgaagaacaagagtgagagtgagagtgactAACTGGTGTGCCACAAAAGAAGACCAAACAACTCGAAAATGAACAATAAGAATTTTCTTATCAAACATCCAAAAGAGAGCGACGGAGGAAGAGAGGAGAAGCACCTAGTAGTCAAAATTACGAGCAATACACACTGGGTATATTGCAATTAGGAGCAATACACCCAAAACACCAAACATCATGATTCACAAATCTGGACACCAAACATCATTATCAAACATCATCAGCATGGGTACTGGGTAATCGATGTTTACCTTGAAGGAGTCGCAGAGATATACAGAACTGCAGTGAAGGTGACTCGGTGGCAGAGGAGGTGGCTCAGGCAGACTGAAAGGGGAGGTGGCTCGGTggcagatcgagagagagaaatcgcgaACCAAAATGGAAGGCGGAACCAAAATGGATCCGAACGGGGAGAGAAATCGCGACCGGTggcagatcgagagagagaaatcgcgaACGGTGGCAGAGTCGGGACCGGCAGCAGCAAAGCACGATAGCAACAAgccagatcgagagagagagagagctaagtgTAAGGGATAtgcagtcgagagagagagagagagctgagtgtCGATGTAGTCGAGAGAGAGCTaagttctttctttcttttagacaCGATGTGGGAATCAAAACCTAGCTAAAAATTTTCTTaagttattcacacaacggaaatatatCTCATTGTCGTCTGAATGTATAAAAtgtgaaatcatggagggaaacatggcgcctTCAACATTTTTGGTTAAAATGTTACCGCCAGTTGCAtgttcacacaacggaaaaccttaaatctgttgtatgattattGTAGCTTGCACTAGCCCTATCTCggtgaagacattcaagcaagcatccttcaactttggtgcttagttttcaatcacacaacggcaaTAATAAAACCCGTTGTCCTAGTAGCCCAGATTTCAGCTTTTCAACATCCATCCGAAACTccgaagtggagggaaatctcccgctaaatttttaaggctcagacgacggaccatgcttaatttccgttgtgcaatgtagttcctataaaaaagttatcactttgttggcattcacacaacagaattcaaccagcaccgttgtatgattaaactaacttaaacacacaacagatgatttgtgttccgttgtgtgattagtgttgtgtgattaactttttgtactagtgaatggttttgtgaataagTCTGTTAATTGATACTCAATGGGAACAAATGCAAGTTCAAGTATTTCTTTCTCAACTAAGTCTCGGATAAAGTGATATCTCATGTCAATATGCTTAGTGCGAGAGTGCTGCACTGGATTTTTAGAAATATTGATAGCACTTGAGTTATCACAAAATATGGTCAACTTACCTTGGGAAATTCTGTAGTCAcgaagcatttgcttcatccataACATCTGAGTACAACAGCTACCCGCAGCCACATACTCTGCTTCAGCGGTGGAAAGTGATATACAATTTTGCTTCTTGCTATGTCAGGCCACCATGTTGTTTCCCACAAAGAAGCAGCCACCAGATGTACTTTTCCGATCTTTCAAGTTTCCTTCCCAATCTGCATCTGAATAACCTGCAATTTCAGCGTTAGTATCAAAGGTAAAGTAGATGCCACAATTCACTGTACCTGAGACATAACGTATAATCCTTTTCACTGCCTCCAAATGATATTCCTTGGGATTTGCTTGAAAACAAGCACATACTCCAACACTATAGGATATGTCAGGCCTACTGGCAGTGAGATAAAGAAGACTACCAATCATACTACAGTAGAGAGTTTGATCAACAGACTTACCTGTGAGATCCTCACTAAGTTTGGTACTTGGACTCATTGGATTAGTGACAATTTTTGCAGATTCAAGGCCAAACTTTTTCACAAGATTCTCAGCATATTTAGTTTGTGACAGAAACATACCTGCTTTCAGTTGACGAACTTGTAGACCCAGAAAGTAATTTAGCTCCCCACACATGCTCAtctcaaattcatcttccatGATGTTAGTAAATTCTTTAACATAAGTATCAGAGGTAGAGGCAAATatgatatcatcaacataaacctgAGCAATCATGACATGGTTTTTATCCCTTTTTACAAACAAAGTTTTATCTATTGAACCTTTATGGTATCCTTTACTCACTAGGTAGGCAGATAAATGCTCATACCAGGCTCTTGGAgcctgtttcaaaccatacaaagcCTTTTTAAGTCTATACTCATGATCAGGTTTACAAGGGTCCATGAATCCCTGAGGCTGTTCAACATAAACTTCCTCTTGCAAGACACCATTTAAAAAGGCACTTTTTACATCCGTTTGGTACAACTTAAACTTAAGATGACAAGCAATAGCAAGAAGAAGTCTAACAGATTCAAGCCTTGCAACAGGGGCaaaggtttcatcaaaatcaagtccTTCAACCTGTGTGTACCCTTGAGCAACAAGCCTAGCTTTATTCCTAGTAACATTACCATGCTCATCACTTTTATTCCAAAAAATCCATTTGGTACCAATAACATTGAATTCACTAGGCCTAGGAACAAGATACCACACATCATTTCTTGTAAACTgattcaattcatcatgcatggCGTTTATCCAATCATCATCATTCAAAGCCTCTTTAACATTCTTGGGTTCAATAAGTGAGGCAAAACCACAATTGGAAATCATGTTTATGTTCACTTCATTTTCAGTCAGAAAACAAATAAGAGCATAATCAATACTAACCTGGGATGCAGCTTGTCTGCGCGTTTAAATTCTCCCATGTAAGTCCCCAATAACATCCTGAGTGGAGTGATCTTTCTAAACTTGTTTGAACTCTGTTCTCTGAACTGGTGGAGGATCAAAAATAGGATCATTTGAGGAATCATCCGTTTCTTCATTCAGTTTCACATTTACTCGGCTTCTTGAGGGTTGATCCTCATCTGCATTAACCTGAACAGTACTCACAGCACAATTATCAATAGATACATTATAGGATTCCATTACAGACATGATTCGCTTGTTGTATACCCTGTAAGCTCTACTATCCAGAGAATAACCAAGAAATATGCCTTTATCGCTCCTAGCATCAAATTTACCAAGATATTTTCTATCTCTATAAATATAGCAAGGAGATCCAAAAACACGAAGATGACTTACATTgggtttcttacctttccatAGCTCATATGGAGTTTTGTTAGTACCTGGTCTCAAGAATGCACGGTTTACAGTATAGCAAGCAGTGCTAATTGCTTCGGCCCAAAAGTTTAGAGTAAGTCCAGCTGAGTGTAGCATCACTCTTCTTATGTCTAGCAATACCCTGTTCTTTCTCTCAACTACACCATTCTATTGTGGGGTAATTGGAGCTGAAAACTCATGTGAAATTCCATGCTCAAGGAAAAAATCAGCAATCAAAGCATTCTTAAATTCAGTTCCATTATCAGTCCTAACTCTAACAATGCATAAGTTTGTGGAatgtttttcatttgttattcTTTTGCACAATCCCTTAAAGCTTTCAAATGTATCACTCTTCTCTCTAAGGAAGTTCACCCAAGTAAAACGTGAGAAGTCATCAACTACAACCAAAATGTATTTCTTACCACCCATGCTTTCGGTTTGTGAAGGTCCAACAAGGTCCATATGCATAAGTTCCAATGGATGAGTTGCAGTGGATGAATTTAATGCTCCATGTGAGGCACGAGTTTACTTACCTGCCTTGCAAACCGTCACACATCTTGTCTGGCTTTCCACTCAGAGAAAGCATACCTCTTACACTTTCCTTGTGTGAAAGTTTCAGCAAGTCTTGAAAATTTACATGCCTCAGACGTCTATGCCAGAGTTCAAGAACATCATCTGATGTCTTGGATTTCAAACATGTCTGCACTTCAACAGATTTATTAGCACGTACATGATAACAATTATCTTTAGAGCACAAACCACCCATAATATTTTTTCCATTGTAATCAGTAACAATACATCTTGTCTTCTTGAAATTTACATCCTCATAATCATCAGCTAATTGACTAACACTTATGAGATTTGCATGAAGTCCTTCAACAGACAAGACATTTTGGAGATTAGGAATACCTGGAGTATTTACCGTTCCCTTACCCATTACCTTTGCCTTTTTTCCATCTCCAAAAGTGACTGATCCACTTGTAAACTCACTGGAAAAGGACACAAACCAACTCTTTTCACCGATCATGTGTCTTGAGCAACCGCTATCGACATACCAAACATCACCTTTCTTATCTTCAAGTGCAGTCAAAGCCACAAGACAAGTGGCTTCCACATGTTCAACCACATTTCTGGAACTGTAAGATGAAAGCAAACACGTTGCATTAATACATTCAGAAGATATGTCACAATTATCAATCTTAGTTGAGATGCATTTGGGTCCTTTCTTAACCCAAGtctgttttgttttcgtttCTAGATCCACGGGGATTAAAGCCAGCTTTGCAATCCTGGCTATCAGGTTCAGACCTTCTTTCAACTCAGCTTGCAACGAGGCAGGTGAGTTAAATCTCAATGTTCTTCTCTGATTTTGAGTGATCCTACGAAGCATGTTGCACCTAGGACGTATAtgtcctaattttccacaataatgacaagtaggaatGAAATTTTTGGGGTTGGTAACATACCTAGGCTGACGCATAGAGGTGTGCTTGTCAGAACTTACCGAAAGATTTTTCTAATGTGAATGAACGACTTTATGAGGTTCTGTTCTTTCAGCCAACTTGGAGCCAGATGGCTTGTCACTAGAGCTTTGTGAATTGCTTGACGAGCTCTCACCTTTCACACTTTTTACAAAAATCAAAGGTTTGCATGACTCACCATTATATCCTAATCCTTCCTTATTACCATAGGCTTTGCCAATTCCCATCATCTTAGAGACTTTTTCAGACCCTATAGAGAATTTGTTAAAGCTCTCCTTGACCATCAATAATTCTTCCTGCAATTTTTCATTCTCAAGGGTTAGAGAAACATTTAAGGAGGATTGAGCCTTTATTTCAACCTGCAAAACCTTGATTTTGTTTATAAGCTCCTCATGCTCCTTGTTCTAGTCTTGAGACTTGGACTTTCCCTGCAAAACTTTAATCTTATCACCAAGGTCATTTCATTCATCTTCCCATTCTTTCAAAGACAATTCAAAGttttactaaattttatctttctcACTCCTTAAGAATTCAATTTCCTCtttgagtttattatttttcttaagaaCAATTCTTGAGGCATTGTACAATTACttgcatttttcatttgtttcttcatcaaaagAGTCATCTTCTAAATCAGAAACATCAGACAGTTCAGAATTAAATGAGGAAGTAAGAGAaagatttacctcttcaccATCGGATTGAGTGCTATCATCACTGTCACTCCAAGTAGACTTTAATGCCTTATTACCACGCAAATTGTACCTCTTATTGCCACAGTCGGCAACAAGATgtccaattccaccacactcaaaacattttggtttttcaggaaaatttttcttttgaggGAATTTAACAAACTTTGGATTTTTATCAAAACGATTTTCAGACATTTGATCCCTCTTTGAAttagaaattttgtttgaaGTATTCCCTgaagaatttttgtttttcaaaaaattcttAAATTCTTTAGTTAGCAAGGCTAAATCAACAGAATCATCAAtaacttctttctttttgataGAAGAAAAAGCAACACTTTTTACCTTCTTTTTAGGCTTGAGTCGCATCTCAAAAGTTTTGAGATTTCCTACCAGTTCACCCAAAGTGTATGTGTCAAGGTCTTGAGCTTCCTCGATGGGAATCTGCTTGGCTTAAAATTTTGAAGGAAGAGCCCTGAGAAACTTCTTGACAATTCGGTGCTCCTCAAATGGATCATCAAGGCTGTGGCATTGGCTTGTAATATTGAGAAGTCAAGCATGAAAGTCATCAACCGATTCATCTTCCTCCGTGGTCATGTTTTCAAATTCCAATACTAGTCTTTGAAGCTTCTGACCTCTAACATTCTTGTTTCCCTCATACGTGACTTGAAGCAAGTCCCAAGCTTCTTTGGCTGTGTCACAATGGCTAATTCTCATTCTCTCCTTTTTGGATAAGGTTGTGAATAGTGAATTTCTAGCCTTAAAATCACAATTTCTGTTCCGAACTTCCTCTTCTGTCCATTCCTTTCTAAGTTTAAGAATTCTTGCAGATGACCCTTCCACTTTCTTTGACTCTTCGGActtggttgggtgttcccatccaTTCTCAACAACATTCCACATGTTTTCATCCTGAGAGTAGAGAAACGCTTTCATCATAATCTTCCATTGTGAATAGTCTTCACCGTCAAACAAAGGCGGGCAATTTATAGAACTAGAGGCCCTGTCACGTTCACGTTCCATCCTTGACCACAGATCAACTAAATAACtttagaacccgctctgatgccaaatgaaaatacaaggacagaatgtgattttctggaaaatgggggttgcagtgcactgatcaatccttactgggcagcagaaaccaaaataacaaactgGACActagattttggttacgcagtgaaaacctcaaatatgagattaaaaatactgcggggctcttactcttgagaacccaaaataataatcatcttattcaaaaggatatgttcttgtaCAAACTTGTATAACACTTgctcggctataagatttaCACAAAACCTAACTctaagtttgtcttccttctagaactccttcacttgaataatcttcaaatcttgttcttctttcttcacagtctctctactgatctcaagagagtaTTATGCAaatgaaactatgatcacaaacacttatacatggaccaagtgttttgactctttgtgaagacacaaactcaaacaaacatgcaagaccTTATCACCAATTCTTGCGTTTTTGAAATTCCCCAGTTTTGCCGAGTATATCCCTCCAATATATATTCACCCAGCGGCAACTACTCAAACCCCAACAGAAACAACCCTAATTAGACTTCTATTAGGAAGGAGCTTTTATTCCAAGATATCCACAAAATCCTAGAATTCCTAGGACTTAAAAACTACCCTTTTATTTATCAGAGAAAATCTTTTAAGAATGTAATTCCATTAAGCCCACAACTAACTTCCTAAAAACTGACTCCACATAAAACTGACTGCAGATGCAAATGCATGTATACCTGATTCTCTGAGATCAGTAAAGAGActctttgtatgggaatgccaatacgacaGGTACAAGAGTTGTACCTACACTTTCTTATAAAGAAAGGCCATTCATCAAAGAACAAATTCTTCAACATACGCGTGAGATCAGTTGCTATTATTTATCAATCTAGAGATTCTAGACACTAAAAATTATGTGTTCTACTTGCGCAACGTGTGGTTGGCTTGATGTTGGGatcatttattttatgtttagAGAGTTAAGAGAGTCAATGAGATGGAGGTTGATATGAGTCTATGACCAAAAGGTAAATGACTCAGCATGCCTAAAGTTGTTCCATTAGACTGGAGCTATGTTTAAAGCACATCCAACTGTGCATGATCTTTTCTCTCTTGAATGAAAAGGCAGAACATAATTAGAGTACTTTAATGTATTAATCCTTCATTCTGATAAATTCAAGTGATCGAAAAAATGTGTATAGTACGTACTATCGCATAGCACACTGATTCCTGTTTCTATTTTTGTGTTATGGTTTATTAAGAATAAGAATAGCACGGTGATATCTTTTCTTCTATGGTTGTATTGTGGCCATTACATGCTTTTTTTTCAAATGATTATGATCTCTTTAGTTACAATAACAAGGATAATGAGGAAAATCAGTCTACAAATCCAATCGTCATAGTTGTAGACTTGTAACTTGTTTGcaccaccattttttttttttaggaaactAATTTGGTAGCCATCTTGAATACCCATTCTGTCTccacccttataaactcattcCAGTCCGTTTAGTTAACGGTATGTCTGTATCTGGACCCAAATTAGACTCCATAATGAAACTGACTAGGTGTAATTCTGAGAGAGAACATAAGGTGAGAAAATAGTGATATAAATGTGATCAGTAGTACACTACCATCGGGTTTTCTGGTTCCTTCATTTGATATTTTATCCAGCACATTTGTCAACAATTTCTACTTTTGTGCTAAGGTGTGCAAATCAACAAGAGAGCAAATTTCTTTGAATACATTATATACTTCTTTTGAGTTATCATCTTTTTAATTACAATAACAATGACATCTGTACCAATGCTTGATCTTCATCTCCAAGAATCCAATTGTTTGTAGCACCATTGATAACcatcttgaatatcttgatttTTCCTTCTGCTTTACCCTTAAAAATATTGTTGTGGTCTGTCCATTTTCATCTAGAAGATTTGGTGAAACAGCTCAGAGAAGCCGAAAATGTGAGATGAGAGGTAAGTGTGTATCCTAATTAATTGCTCTGCTTGTTTTGGccctgtttgagcccaaaagtatttttggcaagatccttagTGGGTTTAGCAGAATAGggcgatacctgcggc
This portion of the Rosa chinensis cultivar Old Blush chromosome 1, RchiOBHm-V2, whole genome shotgun sequence genome encodes:
- the LOC112173474 gene encoding uncharacterized protein LOC112173474 isoform X3; translated protein: MLSDFKVLSLDRCLLVWSLIKNCLVKMPGKSSGCYRSLLAKVKINCLLAWCLSQIHQLPQNQGCSSNELTILVQGGTSELQKAPEQDVSREFLYVSDFQFTLEETLDSFQKSVCEDMRNLHIEILRQFHMQAMEMSTVTSKILANQPEVRKKLISLERKPAASAIFLALVLHHSGTSCGFNVHYQTCHR
- the LOC112173474 gene encoding uncharacterized protein LOC112173474 isoform X5, with protein sequence MPGCYRSLLAKVKINCLLAWCLSQIHQLPQNQGCSSNELTILVQGGTSELQKAPEQDVSREFLYVSDFQFTLEETLDSFQKSVCEDMRNLHIEILRQFHMQAMEMSTVTSKILANQPEVRKKLISLERKPAASAIFLALVKIVFSVNDLLCGLEYVCCLCCTICLSFMGFCSLGSTSQWNIMWL
- the LOC112173474 gene encoding uncharacterized protein LOC112173474 isoform X4, whose amino-acid sequence is MPGKSSGCYRSLLAKVKINCLLAWCLSQIHQLPQNQGCSSNELTILVQGGTSELQKAPEQDVSREFLYVSDFQFTLEETLDSFQKSVCEDMRNLHIEILRQFHMQAMEMSTVTSKILANQPEVRKKLISLERKPAASAIFLALVKIVFSVNDLLCGLEYVCCLCCTICLSFMGFCSLGSTSQWNIMWL
- the LOC112173474 gene encoding uncharacterized protein LOC112173474 isoform X1, giving the protein MLSDFKVLSLDRCLLVWSLIKNCLVKMPGKSSGCYRSLLAKVKINCLLAWCLSQIHQLPQNQGCSSNELTILVQGGTSELQKAPEQDVSREFLYVSDFQFTLEETLDSFQKSVCEDMRNLHIEILRQFHMQAMEMSTVTSKILANQPEVRKKLISLERKPAASAIFLALVKIVFSVNDLLCGLEYVCCLCCTICLSFMGFCSLGSTSQWNIMWL
- the LOC112173474 gene encoding protein NEDD1 isoform X6; this encodes MNGGTSELQKAPEQDVSREFLYVSDFQFTLEETLDSFQKSVCEDMRNLHIEILRQFHMQAMEMSTVTSKILANQPEVRKKLISLERKPAASAIFLALVKIVFSVNDLLCGLEYVCCLCCTICLSFMGFCSLGSTSQWNIMWL
- the LOC112173474 gene encoding uncharacterized protein LOC112173474 isoform X2, producing MLSDFKVLSLDRCLLVWSLIKNCLVKMPGCYRSLLAKVKINCLLAWCLSQIHQLPQNQGCSSNELTILVQGGTSELQKAPEQDVSREFLYVSDFQFTLEETLDSFQKSVCEDMRNLHIEILRQFHMQAMEMSTVTSKILANQPEVRKKLISLERKPAASAIFLALVKIVFSVNDLLCGLEYVCCLCCTICLSFMGFCSLGSTSQWNIMWL